The Homo sapiens chromosome 5, GRCh38.p14 Primary Assembly genome includes a window with the following:
- the ZFP62 gene encoding zinc finger protein 62 homolog isoform 3 (isoform 3 is encoded by transcript variant 8), protein MSHLKTSTEDEEPTEEYENVGNAASKWPKVEDPMPESKVGDTCVWDSKVENQQKKPVENRMKEDKSSIREAISKAKSTANIKTEQEGEASEKSLHLSPQHITHQTMPIGQRGSEQGKRVENINGTSYPSLQQKTNAVKKLHKCDECGKSFKYNSRLVQHKIMHTGEKRYECDDCGGTFRSSSSLRVHKRIHTGEKPYKCEECGKAYMSYSSLINHKSTHSGEKNCKCDECGKSFNYSSVLDQHKRIHTGEKPYECGECGKAFRNSSGLRVHKRIHTGEKPYECDICGKTFSNSSGLRVHKRIHTGEKPYECDECGKAFITCRTLLNHKSIHFGDKPYKCDECEKSFNYSSLLIQHKVIHTGEKPYECDECGKAFRNSSGLIVHKRIHTGEKPYKCDVCGKAFSYSSGLAVHKSIHPGKKAHECKECGKSFSYNSLLLQHRTIHTGERPYVCDVCGKTFRNNAGLKVHRRLHTGEKPYKCDVCGKAYISRSSLKNHKGIHLGEKPYKCSYCEKSFNYSSALEQHKRIHTREKPFGCDECGKAFRNNSGLKVHKRIHTGERPYKCEECGKAYISLSSLINHKSVHPGEKPFKCDECEKAFITYRTLTNHKKVHLGEKPYKCDVCEKSFNYTSLLSQHRRVHTREKPYECDRCEKVFRNNSSLKVHKRIHTGERPYECDVCGKAYISHSSLINHKSTHPGRTPHTCDECGKAFFSSRTLISHKRVHLGEKPFKCVECGKSFSYSSLLSQHKRIHTGEKPYVCDRCGKAFRNSSGLTVHKRIHTVSDELP, encoded by the exons A TGTCACATTTGAAGACGAGCACTGAGGATGAGGAACCAACTGAAGAATATGAAAATGTTGGAAATGCAGCATCTAAGTGGCCAAAAGTGGAGGATCCTATGCCTGAATCTAAGGTTGGTGACACATGTGTTTGGGATAGCAAGGTAGAGAATCAACAGAAAAAGCCTGTGGAAAACAGGATGAAGGAGGACAAAAGCAGCATCAGGGAAGCAATCAGCAAAGCCAAGAGTACAGCAAATATAAAGACAGAACAGGAAGGTGAGGCATCTGAGAAGAGCTTGCATCTGAGCCCACAGCATATCACACACCAGACTATGCCTATAGGACAGAGAGGCAGTGAGCAAGGCAAACGTGTGGAGAACATTAATGGAACCTCCTACCCTAGTCTACAGCAGAAAACCAATGCTGTTAAGAAATTACATAAATGTGATGAATGTGGGAAATCCTTCAAATATAATTCCCGCCTTGTTCAACATAAAATTATGCACACTGGGGAAAAGCGCTATGAATGTGATGACTGTGGAGGGACTTTCCGGAGCAGCTCGAGCCTTCGGGTCCACAAACGGATCCACACTGGGGAGAAGCCGTACAAGTGtgaggaatgtgggaaagcctacATGTCCTACTCCAGCCTTATAAACCACAAAAGCACCCATTCTGGGGAGAAGAACTGTAAATGTGATGAATGTGGAAAATCCTTCAATTATAGCTCTGTTCTGGACCAGCATAAAAGGATCCACACTGGGGAGAAGCCCTATGAATGTGGTGagtgtgggaaggccttcagGAACAGCTCTGGGCTCAGAGTCCACAAAAGGATCCACACGGGGGAGAAGCCCTATGAATGCGACATCTGTGGGAAAACCTTCAGTAACAGCTCTGGCCTTAGGGTCCATAAAAGGATCCACACAGGTGAGAAACCTTACGAATGTGATGAGTGTGGGAAGGCCTTCATTACTTGTAGAACACTTCTCAACCATAAAAGCATCCACTTTGGAGATAAACCCTATAAATGTGATGAGTGTGAGAAATCTTTTAATTATAGCTCTCTTCTCATTCAGCATAAAGTcatccacactggagagaaaccttatgaatgtgATGAATGTGGGAAGGCTTTCAGGAACAGCTCAGGCCTCATAGTGCATAAAAGGatccacacaggagagaaaccttacaagtgtgaTGTCTGTGGCAAAGCATTCAGCTATAGCTCAGGCCTCGCAGTCCATAAAAGCATTCACCCTGGGAAGAAAGCCCATGAATGTAAGGAGTGTGGGAAATCCTTTAGTTATAACTCACTACTTCTTCAACACAGAACTATTCATACCGGAGAGAGACCTtatgtatgtgatgtgtgtgggAAAACGTTCAGAAACAATGCAGGCCTCAAAGTCCACAGGAGGCTCCATACTGGGGAAAAACCATATAAGTGTGATGTGTGTGGGAAAGCCTATATCTCACGCTCTAGCCTTAAAAATCACAAAGGAATCCACCTTGGGGAGAAGCCCTATAAATGTAGCTATTGTGAGAAATCCTTCAACTACAGCTCTGCCCTTGAACAGCATAAAAGGATTCATACCAGGGAAAAACCCTTTGGGTGTGATGAGTGTGGTAAAGCTTTCAGAAATAATTCTGGCCTTAAAGTACATAAACGAATCCACACTGGGGAACgaccttacaaatgtgaagaatgtgggaaAGCATACATCTCTCTCTCGAGCCTTATAAATCATAAAAGTGTACACCCTGGGGAGAAGCCCTTTAAGTGTGACGAGTGTGAGAAGGCCTTCATCACATACCGAACCCTTACAAACCACAAAAAAGTTCATCTTGGGGAGAAGCCCTACAAATGTGATGTGTGTGAGAAATCTTTTAATTACACATCGCTCCTTTCTCAGCACAGAAGGGTCCACACtagagagaaaccctatgaatgtgaCAGGTGTGAGAAGGTCTTCAGAAACAACTCAAGCCTTAAAGTTCATAAAAGAATCCATACTGGGGAGAGGCCCTATGAATGTGATGTGTGTGGAAAAGCCTACATCTCACACTCAAGCCTTATTAACCATAAGAGTACCCACCCTGGCAGGACACCCCATACATGTGATGAATGTGGAAAAGCTTTTTTCTCAAGCAGAACTCTTATAAGCCATAAAAGAGTCCATCTTGGGGAGAAACCCTTCAAGTGTGTTGAGTGTGGGAAATCTTTCAGTTACAGCTCTCTCCTTTCTCAGCACAAGAGGATCCACACAGGGGAGAAACCCTATGTGTGTGATAGGTGTGGGAAGGCCTTCAGGAACAGCTCAGGCCTCACAGTGCATAAAAGGATCCACACag tttcagatgAACTCCCATAA
- the ZFP62 gene encoding zinc finger protein 62 homolog isoform 4 (isoform 4 is encoded by transcript variant 9) produces the protein MPESKVGDTCVWDSKVENQQKKPVENRMKEDKSSIREAISKAKSTANIKTEQEGEASEKSLHLSPQHITHQTMPIGQRGSEQGKRVENINGTSYPSLQQKTNAVKKLHKCDECGKSFKYNSRLVQHKIMHTGEKRYECDDCGGTFRSSSSLRVHKRIHTGEKPYKCEECGKAYMSYSSLINHKSTHSGEKNCKCDECGKSFNYSSVLDQHKRIHTGEKPYECGECGKAFRNSSGLRVHKRIHTGEKPYECDICGKTFSNSSGLRVHKRIHTGEKPYECDECGKAFITCRTLLNHKSIHFGDKPYKCDECEKSFNYSSLLIQHKVIHTGEKPYECDECGKAFRNSSGLIVHKRIHTGEKPYKCDVCGKAFSYSSGLAVHKSIHPGKKAHECKECGKSFSYNSLLLQHRTIHTGERPYVCDVCGKTFRNNAGLKVHRRLHTGEKPYKCDVCGKAYISRSSLKNHKGIHLGEKPYKCSYCEKSFNYSSALEQHKRIHTREKPFGCDECGKAFRNNSGLKVHKRIHTGERPYKCEECGKAYISLSSLINHKSVHPGEKPFKCDECEKAFITYRTLTNHKKVHLGEKPYKCDVCEKSFNYTSLLSQHRRVHTREKPYECDRCEKVFRNNSSLKVHKRIHTGERPYECDVCGKAYISHSSLINHKSTHPGRTPHTCDECGKAFFSSRTLISHKRVHLGEKPFKCVECGKSFSYSSLLSQHKRIHTGEKPYVCDRCGKAFRNSSGLTVHKRIHTVSDELP, from the exons ATGCCTGAATCTAAGGTTGGTGACACATGTGTTTGGGATAGCAAGGTAGAGAATCAACAGAAAAAGCCTGTGGAAAACAGGATGAAGGAGGACAAAAGCAGCATCAGGGAAGCAATCAGCAAAGCCAAGAGTACAGCAAATATAAAGACAGAACAGGAAGGTGAGGCATCTGAGAAGAGCTTGCATCTGAGCCCACAGCATATCACACACCAGACTATGCCTATAGGACAGAGAGGCAGTGAGCAAGGCAAACGTGTGGAGAACATTAATGGAACCTCCTACCCTAGTCTACAGCAGAAAACCAATGCTGTTAAGAAATTACATAAATGTGATGAATGTGGGAAATCCTTCAAATATAATTCCCGCCTTGTTCAACATAAAATTATGCACACTGGGGAAAAGCGCTATGAATGTGATGACTGTGGAGGGACTTTCCGGAGCAGCTCGAGCCTTCGGGTCCACAAACGGATCCACACTGGGGAGAAGCCGTACAAGTGtgaggaatgtgggaaagcctacATGTCCTACTCCAGCCTTATAAACCACAAAAGCACCCATTCTGGGGAGAAGAACTGTAAATGTGATGAATGTGGAAAATCCTTCAATTATAGCTCTGTTCTGGACCAGCATAAAAGGATCCACACTGGGGAGAAGCCCTATGAATGTGGTGagtgtgggaaggccttcagGAACAGCTCTGGGCTCAGAGTCCACAAAAGGATCCACACGGGGGAGAAGCCCTATGAATGCGACATCTGTGGGAAAACCTTCAGTAACAGCTCTGGCCTTAGGGTCCATAAAAGGATCCACACAGGTGAGAAACCTTACGAATGTGATGAGTGTGGGAAGGCCTTCATTACTTGTAGAACACTTCTCAACCATAAAAGCATCCACTTTGGAGATAAACCCTATAAATGTGATGAGTGTGAGAAATCTTTTAATTATAGCTCTCTTCTCATTCAGCATAAAGTcatccacactggagagaaaccttatgaatgtgATGAATGTGGGAAGGCTTTCAGGAACAGCTCAGGCCTCATAGTGCATAAAAGGatccacacaggagagaaaccttacaagtgtgaTGTCTGTGGCAAAGCATTCAGCTATAGCTCAGGCCTCGCAGTCCATAAAAGCATTCACCCTGGGAAGAAAGCCCATGAATGTAAGGAGTGTGGGAAATCCTTTAGTTATAACTCACTACTTCTTCAACACAGAACTATTCATACCGGAGAGAGACCTtatgtatgtgatgtgtgtgggAAAACGTTCAGAAACAATGCAGGCCTCAAAGTCCACAGGAGGCTCCATACTGGGGAAAAACCATATAAGTGTGATGTGTGTGGGAAAGCCTATATCTCACGCTCTAGCCTTAAAAATCACAAAGGAATCCACCTTGGGGAGAAGCCCTATAAATGTAGCTATTGTGAGAAATCCTTCAACTACAGCTCTGCCCTTGAACAGCATAAAAGGATTCATACCAGGGAAAAACCCTTTGGGTGTGATGAGTGTGGTAAAGCTTTCAGAAATAATTCTGGCCTTAAAGTACATAAACGAATCCACACTGGGGAACgaccttacaaatgtgaagaatgtgggaaAGCATACATCTCTCTCTCGAGCCTTATAAATCATAAAAGTGTACACCCTGGGGAGAAGCCCTTTAAGTGTGACGAGTGTGAGAAGGCCTTCATCACATACCGAACCCTTACAAACCACAAAAAAGTTCATCTTGGGGAGAAGCCCTACAAATGTGATGTGTGTGAGAAATCTTTTAATTACACATCGCTCCTTTCTCAGCACAGAAGGGTCCACACtagagagaaaccctatgaatgtgaCAGGTGTGAGAAGGTCTTCAGAAACAACTCAAGCCTTAAAGTTCATAAAAGAATCCATACTGGGGAGAGGCCCTATGAATGTGATGTGTGTGGAAAAGCCTACATCTCACACTCAAGCCTTATTAACCATAAGAGTACCCACCCTGGCAGGACACCCCATACATGTGATGAATGTGGAAAAGCTTTTTTCTCAAGCAGAACTCTTATAAGCCATAAAAGAGTCCATCTTGGGGAGAAACCCTTCAAGTGTGTTGAGTGTGGGAAATCTTTCAGTTACAGCTCTCTCCTTTCTCAGCACAAGAGGATCCACACAGGGGAGAAACCCTATGTGTGTGATAGGTGTGGGAAGGCCTTCAGGAACAGCTCAGGCCTCACAGTGCATAAAAGGATCCACACag tttcagatgAACTCCCATAA
- the ZFP62 gene encoding zinc finger protein 62 homolog isoform X6: protein MSEHRSCVLFRFVLQSCVSHLKTSTEDEEPTEEYENVGNAASKWPKVEDPMPESKVGDTCVWDSKVENQQKKPVENRMKEDKSSIREAISKAKSTANIKTEQEGEASEKSLHLSPQHITHQTMPIGQRGSEQGKRVENINGTSYPSLQQKTNAVKKLHKCDECGKSFKYNSRLVQHKIMHTGEKRYECDDCGGTFRSSSSLRVHKRIHTGEKPYKCEECGKAYMSYSSLINHKSTHSGEKNCKCDECGKSFNYSSVLDQHKRIHTGEKPYECGECGKAFRNSSGLRVHKRIHTGEKPYECDICGKTFSNSSGLRVHKRIHTGEKPYECDECGKAFITCRTLLNHKSIHFGDKPYKCDECEKSFNYSSLLIQHKVIHTGEKPYECDECGKAFRNSSGLIVHKRIHTGEKPYKCDVCGKAFSYSSGLAVHKSIHPGKKAHECKECGKSFSYNSLLLQHRTIHTGERPYVCDVCGKTFRNNAGLKVHRRLHTGEKPYKCDVCGKAYISRSSLKNHKGIHLGEKPYKCSYCEKSFNYSSALEQHKRIHTREKPFGCDECGKAFRNNSGLKVHKRIHTGERPYKCEECGKAYISLSSLINHKSVHPGEKPFKCDECEKAFITYRTLTNHKKVHLGEKPYKCDVCEKSFNYTSLLSQHRRVHTREKPYECDRCEKVFRNNSSLKVHKRIHTGERPYECDVCGKAYISHSSLINHKSTHPGRTPHTCDECGKAFFSSRTLISHKRVHLGEKPFKCVECGKSFSYSSLLSQHKRIHTGEKPYVCDRCGKAFRNSSGLTVHKRIHTVSDELP from the exons ATGTCAGAACACAGAAGTtgtgttttgtttcgttttgttttacAGAGCTGTG TGTCACATTTGAAGACGAGCACTGAGGATGAGGAACCAACTGAAGAATATGAAAATGTTGGAAATGCAGCATCTAAGTGGCCAAAAGTGGAGGATCCTATGCCTGAATCTAAGGTTGGTGACACATGTGTTTGGGATAGCAAGGTAGAGAATCAACAGAAAAAGCCTGTGGAAAACAGGATGAAGGAGGACAAAAGCAGCATCAGGGAAGCAATCAGCAAAGCCAAGAGTACAGCAAATATAAAGACAGAACAGGAAGGTGAGGCATCTGAGAAGAGCTTGCATCTGAGCCCACAGCATATCACACACCAGACTATGCCTATAGGACAGAGAGGCAGTGAGCAAGGCAAACGTGTGGAGAACATTAATGGAACCTCCTACCCTAGTCTACAGCAGAAAACCAATGCTGTTAAGAAATTACATAAATGTGATGAATGTGGGAAATCCTTCAAATATAATTCCCGCCTTGTTCAACATAAAATTATGCACACTGGGGAAAAGCGCTATGAATGTGATGACTGTGGAGGGACTTTCCGGAGCAGCTCGAGCCTTCGGGTCCACAAACGGATCCACACTGGGGAGAAGCCGTACAAGTGtgaggaatgtgggaaagcctacATGTCCTACTCCAGCCTTATAAACCACAAAAGCACCCATTCTGGGGAGAAGAACTGTAAATGTGATGAATGTGGAAAATCCTTCAATTATAGCTCTGTTCTGGACCAGCATAAAAGGATCCACACTGGGGAGAAGCCCTATGAATGTGGTGagtgtgggaaggccttcagGAACAGCTCTGGGCTCAGAGTCCACAAAAGGATCCACACGGGGGAGAAGCCCTATGAATGCGACATCTGTGGGAAAACCTTCAGTAACAGCTCTGGCCTTAGGGTCCATAAAAGGATCCACACAGGTGAGAAACCTTACGAATGTGATGAGTGTGGGAAGGCCTTCATTACTTGTAGAACACTTCTCAACCATAAAAGCATCCACTTTGGAGATAAACCCTATAAATGTGATGAGTGTGAGAAATCTTTTAATTATAGCTCTCTTCTCATTCAGCATAAAGTcatccacactggagagaaaccttatgaatgtgATGAATGTGGGAAGGCTTTCAGGAACAGCTCAGGCCTCATAGTGCATAAAAGGatccacacaggagagaaaccttacaagtgtgaTGTCTGTGGCAAAGCATTCAGCTATAGCTCAGGCCTCGCAGTCCATAAAAGCATTCACCCTGGGAAGAAAGCCCATGAATGTAAGGAGTGTGGGAAATCCTTTAGTTATAACTCACTACTTCTTCAACACAGAACTATTCATACCGGAGAGAGACCTtatgtatgtgatgtgtgtgggAAAACGTTCAGAAACAATGCAGGCCTCAAAGTCCACAGGAGGCTCCATACTGGGGAAAAACCATATAAGTGTGATGTGTGTGGGAAAGCCTATATCTCACGCTCTAGCCTTAAAAATCACAAAGGAATCCACCTTGGGGAGAAGCCCTATAAATGTAGCTATTGTGAGAAATCCTTCAACTACAGCTCTGCCCTTGAACAGCATAAAAGGATTCATACCAGGGAAAAACCCTTTGGGTGTGATGAGTGTGGTAAAGCTTTCAGAAATAATTCTGGCCTTAAAGTACATAAACGAATCCACACTGGGGAACgaccttacaaatgtgaagaatgtgggaaAGCATACATCTCTCTCTCGAGCCTTATAAATCATAAAAGTGTACACCCTGGGGAGAAGCCCTTTAAGTGTGACGAGTGTGAGAAGGCCTTCATCACATACCGAACCCTTACAAACCACAAAAAAGTTCATCTTGGGGAGAAGCCCTACAAATGTGATGTGTGTGAGAAATCTTTTAATTACACATCGCTCCTTTCTCAGCACAGAAGGGTCCACACtagagagaaaccctatgaatgtgaCAGGTGTGAGAAGGTCTTCAGAAACAACTCAAGCCTTAAAGTTCATAAAAGAATCCATACTGGGGAGAGGCCCTATGAATGTGATGTGTGTGGAAAAGCCTACATCTCACACTCAAGCCTTATTAACCATAAGAGTACCCACCCTGGCAGGACACCCCATACATGTGATGAATGTGGAAAAGCTTTTTTCTCAAGCAGAACTCTTATAAGCCATAAAAGAGTCCATCTTGGGGAGAAACCCTTCAAGTGTGTTGAGTGTGGGAAATCTTTCAGTTACAGCTCTCTCCTTTCTCAGCACAAGAGGATCCACACAGGGGAGAAACCCTATGTGTGTGATAGGTGTGGGAAGGCCTTCAGGAACAGCTCAGGCCTCACAGTGCATAAAAGGATCCACACag tttcagatgAACTCCCATAA
- the ZFP62 gene encoding zinc finger protein 62 homolog isoform 2 (isoform 2 is encoded by transcript variant 2) produces MSHLKTSTEDEEPTEEYENVGNAASKWPKVEDPMPESKVGDTCVWDSKVENQQKKPVENRMKEDKSSIREAISKAKSTANIKTEQEGEASEKSLHLSPQHITHQTMPIGQRGSEQGKRVENINGTSYPSLQQKTNAVKKLHKCDECGKSFKYNSRLVQHKIMHTGEKRYECDDCGGTFRSSSSLRVHKRIHTGEKPYKCEECGKAYMSYSSLINHKSTHSGEKNCKCDECGKSFNYSSVLDQHKRIHTGEKPYECGECGKAFRNSSGLRVHKRIHTGEKPYECDICGKTFSNSSGLRVHKRIHTGEKPYECDECGKAFITCRTLLNHKSIHFGDKPYKCDECEKSFNYSSLLIQHKVIHTGEKPYECDECGKAFRNSSGLIVHKRIHTGEKPYKCDVCGKAFSYSSGLAVHKSIHPGKKAHECKECGKSFSYNSLLLQHRTIHTGERPYVCDVCGKTFRNNAGLKVHRRLHTGEKPYKCDVCGKAYISRSSLKNHKGIHLGEKPYKCSYCEKSFNYSSALEQHKRIHTREKPFGCDECGKAFRNNSGLKVHKRIHTGERPYKCEECGKAYISLSSLINHKSVHPGEKPFKCDECEKAFITYRTLTNHKKVHLGEKPYKCDVCEKSFNYTSLLSQHRRVHTREKPYECDRCEKVFRNNSSLKVHKRIHTGERPYECDVCGKAYISHSSLINHKSTHPGRTPHTCDECGKAFFSSRTLISHKRVHLGEKPFKCVECGKSFSYSSLLSQHKRIHTGEKPYVCDRCGKAFRNSSGLTVHKRIHTGEKPYECDECGKAYISHSSLINHKSVHQGKQPYNCECGKSFNYRSVLDQHKRIHTGKKPYRCNECGKAFNIRSNLTKHKRTHTGEESLNVIYVGSYSGTSQKRTYEGGNALDGGRMRMPL; encoded by the exons A TGTCACATTTGAAGACGAGCACTGAGGATGAGGAACCAACTGAAGAATATGAAAATGTTGGAAATGCAGCATCTAAGTGGCCAAAAGTGGAGGATCCTATGCCTGAATCTAAGGTTGGTGACACATGTGTTTGGGATAGCAAGGTAGAGAATCAACAGAAAAAGCCTGTGGAAAACAGGATGAAGGAGGACAAAAGCAGCATCAGGGAAGCAATCAGCAAAGCCAAGAGTACAGCAAATATAAAGACAGAACAGGAAGGTGAGGCATCTGAGAAGAGCTTGCATCTGAGCCCACAGCATATCACACACCAGACTATGCCTATAGGACAGAGAGGCAGTGAGCAAGGCAAACGTGTGGAGAACATTAATGGAACCTCCTACCCTAGTCTACAGCAGAAAACCAATGCTGTTAAGAAATTACATAAATGTGATGAATGTGGGAAATCCTTCAAATATAATTCCCGCCTTGTTCAACATAAAATTATGCACACTGGGGAAAAGCGCTATGAATGTGATGACTGTGGAGGGACTTTCCGGAGCAGCTCGAGCCTTCGGGTCCACAAACGGATCCACACTGGGGAGAAGCCGTACAAGTGtgaggaatgtgggaaagcctacATGTCCTACTCCAGCCTTATAAACCACAAAAGCACCCATTCTGGGGAGAAGAACTGTAAATGTGATGAATGTGGAAAATCCTTCAATTATAGCTCTGTTCTGGACCAGCATAAAAGGATCCACACTGGGGAGAAGCCCTATGAATGTGGTGagtgtgggaaggccttcagGAACAGCTCTGGGCTCAGAGTCCACAAAAGGATCCACACGGGGGAGAAGCCCTATGAATGCGACATCTGTGGGAAAACCTTCAGTAACAGCTCTGGCCTTAGGGTCCATAAAAGGATCCACACAGGTGAGAAACCTTACGAATGTGATGAGTGTGGGAAGGCCTTCATTACTTGTAGAACACTTCTCAACCATAAAAGCATCCACTTTGGAGATAAACCCTATAAATGTGATGAGTGTGAGAAATCTTTTAATTATAGCTCTCTTCTCATTCAGCATAAAGTcatccacactggagagaaaccttatgaatgtgATGAATGTGGGAAGGCTTTCAGGAACAGCTCAGGCCTCATAGTGCATAAAAGGatccacacaggagagaaaccttacaagtgtgaTGTCTGTGGCAAAGCATTCAGCTATAGCTCAGGCCTCGCAGTCCATAAAAGCATTCACCCTGGGAAGAAAGCCCATGAATGTAAGGAGTGTGGGAAATCCTTTAGTTATAACTCACTACTTCTTCAACACAGAACTATTCATACCGGAGAGAGACCTtatgtatgtgatgtgtgtgggAAAACGTTCAGAAACAATGCAGGCCTCAAAGTCCACAGGAGGCTCCATACTGGGGAAAAACCATATAAGTGTGATGTGTGTGGGAAAGCCTATATCTCACGCTCTAGCCTTAAAAATCACAAAGGAATCCACCTTGGGGAGAAGCCCTATAAATGTAGCTATTGTGAGAAATCCTTCAACTACAGCTCTGCCCTTGAACAGCATAAAAGGATTCATACCAGGGAAAAACCCTTTGGGTGTGATGAGTGTGGTAAAGCTTTCAGAAATAATTCTGGCCTTAAAGTACATAAACGAATCCACACTGGGGAACgaccttacaaatgtgaagaatgtgggaaAGCATACATCTCTCTCTCGAGCCTTATAAATCATAAAAGTGTACACCCTGGGGAGAAGCCCTTTAAGTGTGACGAGTGTGAGAAGGCCTTCATCACATACCGAACCCTTACAAACCACAAAAAAGTTCATCTTGGGGAGAAGCCCTACAAATGTGATGTGTGTGAGAAATCTTTTAATTACACATCGCTCCTTTCTCAGCACAGAAGGGTCCACACtagagagaaaccctatgaatgtgaCAGGTGTGAGAAGGTCTTCAGAAACAACTCAAGCCTTAAAGTTCATAAAAGAATCCATACTGGGGAGAGGCCCTATGAATGTGATGTGTGTGGAAAAGCCTACATCTCACACTCAAGCCTTATTAACCATAAGAGTACCCACCCTGGCAGGACACCCCATACATGTGATGAATGTGGAAAAGCTTTTTTCTCAAGCAGAACTCTTATAAGCCATAAAAGAGTCCATCTTGGGGAGAAACCCTTCAAGTGTGTTGAGTGTGGGAAATCTTTCAGTTACAGCTCTCTCCTTTCTCAGCACAAGAGGATCCACACAGGGGAGAAACCCTATGTGTGTGATAGGTGTGGGAAGGCCTTCAGGAACAGCTCAGGCCTCACAGTGCATAAAAGGATCCACACaggtgagaaaccctatgaatgtgaTGAGTGTGGGAAGGCATACATCTCACACTCAAGTCTTATCAATCATAAAAGTGTCCACCAGGGGAAGCAGCCCTATAATTGTGAGTGTGGGAAATCCTTCAATTATAGATCAGTCCTTGACCAGCACAAAAGGATCCACACTGGAAAGAAGCCATACCGATGTAATGAGTGTGGTAAGGCTTTTAATATCAGATCAAATCTCACCAAGCATAAAAGAACCCATACTGGAGAGGAATCTTTAAATGTGATATATGTGGGAAGTTATAGTGGCACATCCCAGAAGAGAACCTATGAGGGAGGGAATGCCCTGGATGGGGGCAGGATGAGGATGCCTCTGTAG